From the genome of Streptomyces spinoverrucosus:
CCCGCGCCGCCGCGGCGGAACTGGGCGAGGGCGGTGTCATCGGCTTCGTCCTGTCCAGCTCCGTGTACGAACCCATTCCCGGGCTCGCCACCTCCAACGCCCTGCGGCCGGCTCTGGCCGGGTATGCGAAGGGCCTCGCCGACGAGCTGGGCCCAAGGGGCATCCGCGTGGTCGGCCTCGTGCCCGCCCACATCGAGACCGACCGGGCACGCGAACTCTACGGACCCTCCCGCGACCCCGACTCGGCCTTTGAACGGGCGGCCGCCGGCATCCCCCTGCGGCGCTTCGGAACCCCGGACGAATTCGGCCGCAGCGCCGCCTTCCTCCTGTCGCCCGCCGCGTCCTACCTGACGGGCGCGATGCTTCAGATCGACGGCGGCGTACGCAAAGGCTTCTGACAGAGGAGTTGAGGAGCCATCATGCCCATCTACACCTGCACGGCGGCCCAGGGATCGCTGACCAGCGAGGTGAAGGCCCTGCTGGCAGCCGAGATCACCCGGATCCACGTCGACGTCAACCACGTGCCACCGGCGTACGTCAACGTGGTCTTCTCCGAGCTGCCCGCGGACAGTGTCTTCGCGGGCGGGCAGCCGGCGACACCGCTGATCCTCACCGGCTGGGTGCGGCGGGGCCATCCGCAGGAGGAGGCGACGCGACTGGCCCAGGAACTGTCCTCAGCCATCGTCCGGATCTCCGGCATGGACGAGAGCCGGACCATGGTGGTGCTCCAGGACGGCCCCGCCCGGTCCGCTGTCGAAGGGGGTCGCGTGCTGCCCGAACCAGGTGAGGAAAAGGAGTGGTTGCGCTAAGCCGGCGCCTGAACGCCGCGCCACCGGGCGCGGACACCTTTTGGCCTGGACAGGCCCTAACCGTCTGGCCTGGACAGGCCCTAACCGTCGGCGGGGTACCCGTGGAACGCTCCGGCCACCACGGAGGACAGCTGCCGCTCGATCCGCTCGGCGGGCATGGCGGTCAGCTCGGCGCCGATGGGTGCCAGGGCGAGCCAGTTCAGCAGGCCGGCCGCGCAGCGCGTACGGAAGATCAGTTCCTGCTCGTCCACACCGGGAAGGTTCGCTGTGAGTACCCGGAGGGCGTCGGAGCGAGTCTGCTCGAACTTGCCGGCCAGCCGCTCCCACCCCTCGGGCGGATCAATGCCGACGCGCGCGACGGTCCGCATCACGGCCAGGTCCTGTCCACCGGCCGCCAGCGCGCGCACCATCGGCCGGACAAAGGCTGCCGCCAGCTCCTGGAGTGTTGAGGTGGAGCCGACGGATTCGAGTGCCAGGATCTGGGCGTCCAGATAGCGCTCCAACGCGTGCTCGATCGCAGCGTCGCACAGCGCCTTCAGTGAGCCGAAGTGGTAACTCACCGCGGCGACGTTGGCACCGGCGCGATCTGTGATCTCGCGGAGCGTCACGCCCTCCTGGCCCCGCTCTGCGAGCAGCTCAAGGGCAGCCGTCAGCAGGCCGTCCCGCGTGCGCTGACCAGCCTCTCGGCGCAGATCCGCCTTTTCCGCCCGTGTCACGGCATGAACTCAAGCAGCCGCTTGAGTTCAGTGTCAAACAGCCGTTGCGGCACTACGACTGCTGGTCGCGGCCGGCGTCGCCGAGCTCCTTGAGCAGCCGGGTCAGGGTCGCGAGCCGCTCGGGTCCGAGCAGCTCCTCGATCCAGCGGCTTGTCTCCTGCGCCTGCCGACGGCCCAGAGCCGCTCGTTCATGACCGGCGGGAGTCAGAGCTGCGGCCCAAGTCCGGCTCGGTGCTTCGATGTAACGGTAGGTCAGCAAGCGCAGGGGCAGTAGCACGATGTAGAACGCCACCTCGAGCGTGAGTCAGCCAGTCAGCCCGGGATCTGCGCACGTACTTCGGTTTTCCGTGGTTCGCGCGACTGCACGTCCTGGACGAGCACGGAAGCCTCGACCAGAAGAGCATCGGCAGCCTCGCCGCCGTCGACCGGTCCACGCTCACACCCCTTCTCGACCGGCTCGTGGCCCGCGGCCTCATCACCAAGAACACGGACCCCGGCAACCGCCGTCGGCAACTGGTCAGGCCGGTGTGACTGGCGCGACGGGCGGAGGAGCTGCGGGTGCGGCGGTAGCGGGCGGTTCCGAGGGGGCGCGGGATGCCGACGCTGCGACGGGGGCCGGCGAGACGGCGCGTGCCGGGGCCGAGGCGCGCAGTCAACTACCGATGATCAACTGTTCATCAAGCCGTGCGTGCCGGCGGCATCCCGGCTCCCGTCCTTGTCGCGTCGGTGCCCCAGCTGGCCAGCAGTCGTAGTGCCTCCGCCGACGGGGAGCCCGGTTCGGCGTGGTAGGTCGCCAGCGTCTGTTCGTGGTCGTCGGCCAGGTGGAACGACTCGAGACGGAGATCGAGTTCGCCGACGAGCGGGTGGTGCAGGCGCAGGATGCCGTGGCACTTGTCCTTGACGTCGTGGGCGGCCCACAGCCGCCTGAACTCCTCGCTCTTCACGGAGAGTTCGCCCACCAGCGCGGACAGCCGGGGGTCGTTGGGATGGGAGCCGGCGTCCAGGCGCAGCTGAGCGACGACGTCGTTCGCTTTCTGCTCCCAGTCCACGAACAGGTCGCTGTACTCGGGCCTGAGGAACACCAGCCGCGCCCAGTTCCGCTCGTGCGCGGGCAGCTCGGCCCAGTCGCCGAAGACCGCCGCGGCCATCCGGTTCCAGGCGAGTATGTCCCCCCGCCGCCCCACGAGGATCGCCGGGCCGCCTTCCATGGTGTCCAGCAGTGTCCGCAGGGAGCCCCGCACCCGCTGGGTGCGGCCGGCCGGCTTCTTCTTCTGTTTCGGCTTCGCCAGGTGCGTGAGGTGGGCGCGCTCGGCTTCGCTCAGCCTGAGCGCGCGGGCGATGGCGTCGAGGACCTCCGCCGACACGTGCCG
Proteins encoded in this window:
- a CDS encoding SDR family oxidoreductase, with amino-acid sequence MDFGLKDRVYIVTGGTRGLGRAAARELVADGARVVVSGRGKESVAAAVEELGGPGQAIGVVADNADSATPDRLVAAARDAFDHLDGMLISVGGPPAGTSDTIDDDQWRAAFESVFLGAVRLSRAAAAELGEGGVIGFVLSSSVYEPIPGLATSNALRPALAGYAKGLADELGPRGIRVVGLVPAHIETDRARELYGPSRDPDSAFERAAAGIPLRRFGTPDEFGRSAAFLLSPAASYLTGAMLQIDGGVRKGF
- a CDS encoding MarR family transcriptional regulator, which translates into the protein MHVLDEHGSLDQKSIGSLAAVDRSTLTPLLDRLVARGLITKNTDPGNRRRQLVRPV
- a CDS encoding helix-turn-helix domain-containing protein — its product is MDEYPEPVHEPADGALDPRAELSEFLRTRRARLKPEDVGLPDFARHRRVPGLRREELAQLAGVSVGYYTRLEQGNGRHVSAEVLDAIARALRLSEAERAHLTHLAKPKQKKKPAGRTQRVRGSLRTLLDTMEGGPAILVGRRGDILAWNRMAAAVFGDWAELPAHERNWARLVFLRPEYSDLFVDWEQKANDVVAQLRLDAGSHPNDPRLSALVGELSVKSEEFRRLWAAHDVKDKCHGILRLHHPLVGELDLRLESFHLADDHEQTLATYHAEPGSPSAEALRLLASWGTDATRTGAGMPPARTA
- a CDS encoding tautomerase family protein, with the translated sequence MPIYTCTAAQGSLTSEVKALLAAEITRIHVDVNHVPPAYVNVVFSELPADSVFAGGQPATPLILTGWVRRGHPQEEATRLAQELSSAIVRISGMDESRTMVVLQDGPARSAVEGGRVLPEPGEEKEWLR
- a CDS encoding TetR/AcrR family transcriptional regulator, whose protein sequence is MTRAEKADLRREAGQRTRDGLLTAALELLAERGQEGVTLREITDRAGANVAAVSYHFGSLKALCDAAIEHALERYLDAQILALESVGSTSTLQELAAAFVRPMVRALAAGGQDLAVMRTVARVGIDPPEGWERLAGKFEQTRSDALRVLTANLPGVDEQELIFRTRCAAGLLNWLALAPIGAELTAMPAERIERQLSSVVAGAFHGYPADG